A portion of the Tindallia magadiensis genome contains these proteins:
- a CDS encoding molybdopterin molybdotransferase MoeA yields MELFKTKSINEVQEILRSLSLDISLGYEEVALVEGLHRILCNSIESPRDIPEFNRSTVDGYAVKAADTHGANESIPAMLKNMGEIEMGTNTSIEINTGECVYVPTGGMMPEGSDSVVMIECVEEMDNDLILVHQSVAAGENTLLKGEDMKKREVIFDKGHRLRPQDLGLLAGMGFKSVHVYGKLKVGVISTGDELVQPGDELSLGKVIDMNTYSISAAVLEDGGEVVDTAIVPDDIEILKDKLRIMMSTCHLVLVSGGSSMGHRDVTKDAINSIGDPGVVVHGISVKPGKPTIIGKVGETLMIGLPGQPVSALVVYKILINIIMKALGGSGLKMSTTKGKLAVNIPSAPGREHYVMVRIDKDEAENVVHPVHGKSGMLSMMSKADGFVKIESNKEGLNKGTDVTIYLF; encoded by the coding sequence ATGGAGCTGTTTAAGACAAAAAGTATTAATGAGGTACAAGAAATTTTAAGAAGCCTATCTTTAGATATTTCTCTTGGATACGAAGAGGTTGCGTTGGTCGAAGGGTTGCATAGGATTCTATGTAATAGTATTGAAAGTCCAAGGGATATTCCGGAATTTAATCGTTCAACGGTTGATGGTTATGCTGTTAAAGCTGCTGATACTCATGGTGCTAATGAATCAATACCGGCGATGCTTAAAAACATGGGAGAAATAGAAATGGGAACCAATACTTCTATTGAAATAAATACGGGTGAATGTGTTTATGTACCGACGGGTGGAATGATGCCCGAAGGAAGTGATTCGGTTGTGATGATTGAATGTGTAGAAGAGATGGATAATGACCTGATTTTGGTTCACCAATCAGTAGCGGCTGGAGAGAACACCTTATTGAAGGGCGAAGATATGAAAAAAAGAGAAGTTATATTTGATAAAGGGCATAGGTTGCGACCACAAGATTTGGGTTTGTTAGCGGGTATGGGTTTTAAAAGTGTACATGTTTATGGAAAGCTAAAGGTAGGTGTTATTTCTACTGGTGATGAGCTTGTACAGCCCGGTGATGAATTAAGTCTGGGTAAAGTTATTGACATGAATACGTATAGTATATCGGCAGCGGTTTTGGAAGACGGTGGTGAAGTGGTCGATACAGCAATAGTGCCGGATGATATTGAAATACTAAAAGATAAATTGCGAATAATGATGAGTACATGTCATCTAGTATTGGTTTCTGGTGGAAGCTCTATGGGTCATCGTGATGTCACGAAAGATGCGATTAATAGTATTGGTGATCCGGGAGTTGTTGTGCATGGGATTTCTGTTAAGCCAGGAAAACCTACTATTATTGGAAAAGTTGGAGAAACACTGATGATAGGTCTGCCAGGCCAGCCAGTGTCTGCGTTAGTAGTGTATAAGATATTAATCAATATCATTATGAAAGCACTTGGAGGAAGTGGGTTGAAAATGTCGACAACGAAGGGGAAATTAGCTGTCAATATTCCTTCAGCACCGGGCAGAGAGCATTATGTGATGGTTAGGATAGATAAAGACGAAGCGGAGAATGTTGTGCATCCTGTTCATGGTAAATCTGGGATGCTTTCCATGATGAGTAAAGCTGATGGTTTTGTTAAAATTGAATCCAATAAAGAAGGGTTGAATAAAGGGACTGATGTGACCATTTATTTATTTTAG
- a CDS encoding RluA family pseudouridine synthase, with the protein MLPIKDQKYNKIVYQVEKTEEGMTLKSLLKKQWEISSRLMSRMKKDKRITINNKWAPYHQILRKNDLLVLNMEEESCDFTPINIPLNIIYEDFDVLVINKPPGMLTHPTATTREGTLANAVMNYMNNCGECYKIRFVNRLDMDTSGAMILAKNSFAHQQLAAQLQSKMVKKYLAFVLGRVDKSYQKIEAPIYRPEMIPENEPPRRVVDSRGKMAVSHLEKVEVYSKASLIRIKIDTGRTHQIRVHTHHIGHPVIGDEFYEPDQPNRIKRQALHAERVIFEHPRTKEEIECNAELPDDLIELKRLLEKEI; encoded by the coding sequence ATGTTACCAATAAAAGATCAGAAATATAATAAAATTGTGTACCAGGTAGAAAAAACGGAAGAAGGAATGACCTTGAAATCATTGCTAAAAAAGCAATGGGAAATATCGAGTCGATTGATGTCAAGAATGAAAAAAGATAAAAGGATAACAATAAATAATAAGTGGGCACCTTACCATCAGATACTTAGAAAAAATGATTTGTTAGTGTTGAACATGGAAGAGGAGAGCTGTGATTTTACACCAATAAACATACCACTGAATATCATTTATGAAGATTTTGATGTACTGGTAATAAATAAGCCGCCAGGAATGTTGACACATCCGACAGCAACAACGAGAGAAGGAACATTGGCAAACGCAGTAATGAATTATATGAATAATTGTGGTGAATGTTATAAGATTAGGTTTGTAAATAGACTTGATATGGATACTTCAGGAGCGATGATTTTGGCAAAAAACTCCTTTGCCCACCAACAGCTTGCAGCTCAGCTGCAATCAAAAATGGTGAAAAAATACTTGGCATTTGTGTTGGGACGTGTGGATAAGTCTTATCAAAAGATAGAAGCACCTATCTATAGACCGGAAATGATTCCTGAGAATGAGCCTCCAAGAAGAGTGGTGGATTCCAGAGGTAAAATGGCGGTTAGTCATTTGGAAAAAGTAGAAGTATATTCAAAAGCTAGTTTGATTCGGATTAAAATTGATACAGGTAGAACTCATCAAATTCGTGTACATACTCATCATATAGGGCATCCGGTTATAGGGGATGAATTTTATGAACCTGACCAACCAAATCGAATAAAACGACAGGCGCTTCATGCAGAAAGAGTTATTTTTGAACATCCACGCACAAAAGAAGAAATTGAATGCAATGCAGAGTTACCGGATGATCTAATAGAGTTAAAAAGGCTGTTAGAAAAAGAAATATAA
- a CDS encoding NAD(+)/NADH kinase, with translation MSTIKHICVLSNSLPLSRKTELLLQEKLDEYRFSWSKQLEANTDLIICIGGDGSFLKTMHDLSFPTTPVVSINTGHLGFFSEVTPDQIDLLLQKIHNNHYTIETINPLAAKVNLEKNIQRLLAINEVVVKSSRCKPIHLKITVNNQLIQTFSGDGILVSTSTGSTAYSYSAGGSIVDPSLEVLQITPLAPINTNAYRCFTSSVIFPPNASIRIMPEREPESYVMISADGIEQPQTSFKEINISLSNQAIYMLRLNQHDFWNKVITKFL, from the coding sequence ATGTCCACTATTAAACACATCTGCGTATTGAGCAATTCATTACCTCTCTCTCGCAAAACAGAACTATTGCTACAAGAGAAATTAGATGAATATCGATTTAGTTGGAGTAAACAATTAGAGGCTAACACCGATTTAATTATCTGCATTGGTGGTGATGGCTCTTTCTTAAAAACCATGCACGATTTATCCTTTCCTACTACACCCGTTGTATCTATTAATACAGGACATTTAGGTTTTTTTTCCGAAGTAACACCAGATCAAATAGATTTGCTTCTACAAAAGATCCATAATAATCATTATACCATCGAAACCATTAACCCTTTAGCCGCAAAAGTTAATTTGGAAAAAAACATTCAACGCCTTTTAGCAATTAACGAAGTCGTTGTTAAAAGTAGTCGCTGCAAACCAATCCACCTTAAAATAACCGTAAATAATCAACTAATTCAAACTTTTAGTGGCGACGGAATCCTTGTTTCTACCTCAACAGGCAGTACAGCCTATAGTTACTCCGCAGGAGGCAGCATCGTTGATCCCAGTTTGGAAGTACTGCAAATCACGCCCCTCGCTCCTATTAATACCAATGCTTATAGATGTTTTACATCAAGTGTTATTTTTCCACCTAACGCTTCTATTCGGATTATGCCAGAAAGAGAGCCGGAAAGTTATGTCATGATCTCTGCTGATGGAATCGAACAGCCGCAAACCTCTTTCAAAGAAATTAATATTTCTTTAAGCAATCAGGCTATCTATATGTTAAGATTAAATCAACATGACTTTTGGAATAAAGTAATTACAAAGTTTCTATAA
- a CDS encoding [Fe-Fe] hydrogenase large subunit C-terminal domain-containing protein: MPSRYHPISLNSEKCIGCTNCIKRCPTEAIRVTNEKASVMHEKCINCGVCISVCPYNAFHGVTKGYRGVSNYALKIALVDPIIYSQFPTEISPELILTGIKKSGCSEVYEISKGADVVTKFTQKYLHLQKKTPIISSSCPAIIRLIQLRFPELIHHILPIDSPVEIAAYMAREETMRKYGLKAEEIGIYYSTPCPARISSFLRPLGTQKTNISMSLPIHKVFGLVNRFLKDNAGKTLQRVYPSSEGISWSQVGGQAASLKIDEYMAVDGISNVISVLEEIEYGKMRHLKFLECQACINGCVGGSLNVENPFIAQSRIRVIAKRYQHIKTESSNISPEKFLFTQPIQPLHSTKLDQDLSKALLKLEQVDETLKKLPDIDCGACGAPSCRAFAEDIVQNRAALEECVVLIKKNYFKKGMTLDSF, translated from the coding sequence ATGCCTTCCCGATATCATCCTATCAGCCTGAACTCTGAAAAATGTATTGGATGTACCAATTGTATCAAGCGTTGTCCTACAGAAGCCATCCGTGTTACTAATGAAAAAGCCAGTGTGATGCATGAAAAATGCATCAATTGTGGTGTTTGTATTTCCGTATGTCCTTACAACGCATTTCACGGCGTTACAAAAGGATATCGAGGCGTGTCTAACTATGCACTAAAAATTGCCCTTGTAGATCCTATCATTTATAGTCAGTTTCCAACAGAAATATCTCCTGAGCTGATCTTAACTGGTATTAAAAAGTCAGGATGCTCCGAAGTATATGAAATATCCAAAGGTGCCGATGTTGTAACAAAGTTCACACAAAAATATTTGCATTTACAGAAAAAAACACCTATCATTTCTTCTTCTTGTCCGGCGATTATTCGATTAATCCAATTAAGATTTCCCGAGCTTATCCACCATATTCTTCCAATTGATTCGCCCGTAGAAATAGCCGCTTATATGGCTCGAGAAGAAACTATGCGTAAATATGGTTTAAAAGCAGAGGAAATCGGCATATACTATTCTACCCCCTGCCCTGCCCGTATTTCTAGTTTTTTAAGGCCCTTAGGCACACAAAAAACCAATATCAGTATGTCGCTTCCTATTCATAAGGTTTTTGGTCTAGTAAACAGATTCTTAAAGGATAATGCAGGAAAAACGCTACAACGTGTTTACCCATCTTCGGAAGGCATTAGCTGGTCTCAAGTAGGAGGACAAGCAGCTTCCTTAAAAATCGATGAATATATGGCTGTTGATGGTATTAGCAATGTTATTAGCGTATTAGAAGAAATCGAATATGGAAAAATGAGGCACTTAAAGTTTTTAGAATGTCAAGCCTGTATTAATGGTTGTGTTGGCGGAAGCCTGAATGTAGAAAACCCGTTTATTGCACAGAGTCGCATTCGAGTAATTGCCAAAAGATATCAGCACATCAAAACAGAATCTTCTAATATTTCACCAGAAAAATTTCTTTTCACTCAACCTATTCAGCCTCTTCATTCAACAAAGTTAGATCAAGATTTATCAAAAGCTCTTTTAAAGCTTGAACAAGTTGATGAAACCCTCAAAAAACTTCCTGACATTGATTGCGGCGCATGCGGCGCACCATCTTGTCGTGCATTCGCAGAAGATATTGTACAAAACAGGGCTGCATTAGAAGAATGTGTTGTTTTAATTAAAAAAAATTACTTTAAAAAAGGAATGACGCTTGATTCTTTTTGA
- a CDS encoding HD domain-containing protein: MATEKKVEKTDQYSKESLAEMIGGYKGLIETFKKHMQWIELSHYFNPKGLHGPDHTQRVMLLAILIGQLYRISEEEEKILIFSSLYHDIGRHNDQKDSFHGTKSVQKVKALKRRMHLTCSQELDIATMIIKYHSVDDSIAMEEHKRIQRFWSHKAYTTMSKLYLIFKDADNLDRVRISDLDIRYLRNKESVKLTSFAEDLYCFHQKESSVIPFLK; this comes from the coding sequence GTGGCAACAGAAAAAAAGGTTGAAAAAACAGATCAGTATTCTAAAGAATCTCTTGCTGAAATGATTGGTGGATATAAAGGGTTGATAGAAACCTTTAAGAAGCATATGCAATGGATAGAGCTGAGTCATTATTTTAACCCTAAAGGACTTCATGGTCCAGACCATACACAACGGGTTATGCTCCTTGCGATTTTGATTGGACAACTTTATCGTATTTCTGAAGAAGAAGAAAAAATATTAATTTTTTCAAGTCTTTACCATGACATTGGAAGACATAATGATCAAAAAGATTCTTTTCATGGCACTAAGAGTGTACAAAAGGTGAAGGCACTAAAAAGAAGAATGCACTTAACTTGTTCCCAAGAATTGGATATTGCAACAATGATTATTAAATATCATTCGGTAGACGATTCTATTGCGATGGAAGAACATAAAAGAATTCAGAGATTTTGGAGTCACAAAGCATATACAACCATGTCGAAACTATATTTGATTTTTAAGGATGCAGACAACTTAGACAGGGTGCGTATCAGTGATTTGGATATCCGTTATTTAAGAAATAAGGAAAGTGTTAAGCTCACCTCTTTTGCTGAGGATTTATACTGTTTTCATCAAAAAGAATCAAGCGTCATTCCTTTTTTAAAGTAA
- a CDS encoding RnfABCDGE type electron transport complex subunit D, with protein MIFHNKISSFFQKQPLMRHVLVSLLPLILGSAYLFGLRVFTLLIVVSVAGIATEYIFVKKRNQKVTEAVLVTCVLFTLSLPIATPYWVAIVGIVFGVLFAKEVFGGFGRNVFNPALVGRMFLYVSFPEYLTASWNHTATSFPGGFTQYITPVLDTVSESTPMPAFRSTGELLSYNEVLWGYTSGSIGETSAILLVLGALFLLSRKAADWRLILSSISGFLIIHSILFLSGVNNVPNPIYGLLTGGFLFTSIYFVTEPTTAPKTTSAKWIYGFLIGIITVVIRYFGIFIEGAAFSVLIMNTFVPIMDEGVKSLKAMRKKVKA; from the coding sequence ATGATATTTCACAACAAGATTTCATCTTTTTTCCAGAAACAACCACTTATGCGCCATGTTTTAGTTAGTCTTTTGCCGTTAATATTAGGATCTGCTTACCTTTTTGGATTGAGAGTTTTTACTCTTTTGATAGTAGTCTCTGTAGCAGGAATTGCTACAGAATACATCTTTGTCAAGAAAAGAAATCAGAAAGTTACCGAAGCTGTATTAGTAACTTGTGTATTATTCACCCTTTCCCTTCCCATTGCAACTCCCTACTGGGTTGCTATTGTAGGCATTGTCTTTGGTGTCCTGTTTGCCAAAGAAGTATTTGGGGGTTTCGGACGCAATGTATTTAATCCAGCTTTGGTTGGGAGAATGTTTTTATACGTTTCTTTTCCTGAATACTTAACAGCATCTTGGAATCATACGGCAACTTCTTTTCCCGGAGGGTTCACACAATACATAACTCCTGTTTTAGATACCGTATCTGAGTCAACTCCCATGCCTGCCTTTAGATCAACAGGAGAGCTGCTATCATACAACGAAGTTCTATGGGGTTATACGTCTGGCTCAATCGGCGAAACCAGCGCTATTCTTCTCGTTCTAGGAGCACTTTTTCTTTTGTCCAGAAAAGCTGCTGACTGGCGATTGATCCTTTCTTCTATCTCAGGATTTCTCATTATTCACAGCATTTTATTTTTATCCGGAGTCAATAATGTTCCTAATCCTATTTACGGGCTTTTAACAGGTGGTTTCCTTTTCACTTCTATTTATTTTGTTACCGAACCTACTACCGCTCCTAAAACCACCTCTGCTAAATGGATTTACGGATTTTTAATCGGTATCATTACTGTTGTTATTCGATATTTTGGCATTTTTATAGAAGGTGCCGCTTTTTCTGTTTTAATTATGAATACTTTTGTTCCCATTATGGACGAAGGGGTTAAGTCATTAAAAGCTATGAGAAAGAAGGTGAAGGCATGA
- a CDS encoding FMN-binding protein, with amino-acid sequence MKKLTLKPVLFMIIVTFIYTSVLASINAITIERIQLNEQLSDQISFLYVLDKLPEETDAETINALYEKHINEIEVNDQTIYEGFDQNGELIAYIVPITGNAVWGDLKGLVSLSTDFKEVLGIEFLSHNETPGLGARIDEESFKEQFRGVEIDPDESHQFLTYRPDPDGQVDAISGATGTSNAVRDIFNNNMKQFMSETREALQND; translated from the coding sequence ATGAAAAAGTTAACCCTTAAACCCGTCTTATTTATGATAATCGTCACTTTTATATATACTTCTGTTCTCGCAAGTATTAATGCCATAACGATCGAAAGAATCCAATTAAATGAACAGCTTTCTGATCAAATATCTTTTCTATACGTTTTAGACAAGCTTCCAGAAGAAACTGATGCCGAAACTATTAACGCATTATACGAAAAGCACATTAATGAAATAGAAGTAAACGATCAGACTATCTACGAAGGATTTGATCAAAATGGAGAATTAATTGCCTATATTGTTCCAATTACCGGTAATGCTGTATGGGGTGACCTCAAAGGACTGGTCTCCTTATCCACTGATTTTAAAGAAGTGCTAGGCATTGAGTTTCTTTCTCATAACGAAACTCCTGGCTTAGGTGCTCGTATTGATGAAGAATCTTTTAAGGAACAGTTCCGAGGTGTTGAAATCGATCCTGACGAATCTCATCAGTTTCTCACTTACCGACCGGATCCAGATGGCCAGGTAGATGCTATCTCCGGTGCCACAGGAACTTCCAATGCTGTCAGAGATATTTTTAATAATAATATGAAACAGTTTATGTCTGAAACCCGGGAGGCGTTGCAAAATGATTAG
- a CDS encoding NADH:ubiquinone reductase (Na(+)-transporting) subunit D has product MIRKIKNIFSLGIFKDNPVFRQILGICSALAVTNLMINSLVMGIGLIFVASFSSMTVSIIRKFTPKHIRMMVQTLIISAYVIIVDIVLKAYWPSMSEALGPYVGLIITNCIIMGRCEVFAQNNPPLTSFIDGVASGVGYSFVLLFIAFFRELLGFGSLFGINVLGENWTNWVFMIMPPGAFFMLGILIWIANTYIPDKEGNKPATGGAK; this is encoded by the coding sequence ATGATTAGAAAAATTAAAAACATTTTTTCTCTCGGTATATTCAAAGACAATCCAGTTTTTAGGCAAATATTAGGAATTTGCTCCGCTTTGGCGGTTACTAACTTAATGATTAACTCTCTTGTGATGGGTATTGGGTTAATCTTTGTTGCTTCGTTTTCCAGCATGACCGTTTCTATTATTCGTAAATTCACTCCGAAGCATATCCGCATGATGGTCCAGACCCTCATTATCTCAGCTTATGTCATTATTGTCGATATTGTATTAAAAGCCTATTGGCCTTCTATGAGCGAAGCTTTAGGTCCTTATGTCGGTCTCATTATAACCAACTGCATTATTATGGGTAGATGTGAAGTTTTTGCACAAAACAACCCTCCATTAACTTCTTTTATTGATGGGGTCGCATCAGGAGTAGGTTATAGCTTTGTTTTACTATTCATAGCTTTTTTTAGAGAGTTACTCGGCTTTGGCTCTCTATTTGGCATTAACGTTTTAGGTGAAAACTGGACAAACTGGGTATTCATGATTATGCCTCCCGGAGCTTTCTTTATGCTGGGCATTCTCATTTGGATCGCCAATACTTATATTCCAGATAAAGAAGGAAATAAACCAGCAACAGGAGGTGCTAAATAA
- a CDS encoding NADH:ubiquinone reductase (Na(+)-transporting) subunit E: MEINPMVIFMASIFTNNMILANFLGMCSFIAVSKEIKTAWGLGQAVTFVLTGTSVINYLIYHHILVPFNLEYLRFIVFIILIAAFVQLVEMIVERYVPTLYYSLGIFLPLITVNCAILGVSLFMVIRDYNLIQSTFFGLGSGIGWTLAIVALAGIRQKIKNAPVPKGLEGAGITLIIIGLMALAFIGFSGIANVQ; this comes from the coding sequence ATGGAAATAAACCCTATGGTTATTTTTATGGCATCTATTTTTACGAATAATATGATTTTAGCCAATTTCTTGGGAATGTGTTCTTTTATTGCTGTCTCCAAAGAAATTAAAACAGCATGGGGCCTTGGCCAAGCCGTCACCTTTGTTTTAACAGGAACATCTGTTATTAATTACCTCATCTATCATCATATATTAGTGCCATTTAATTTAGAATATTTACGATTTATTGTTTTTATTATCCTCATAGCTGCCTTTGTTCAGCTGGTAGAAATGATCGTTGAGCGGTATGTCCCTACGCTTTACTATTCTTTGGGTATTTTTCTCCCTCTCATAACTGTAAATTGTGCCATACTTGGTGTTTCTCTTTTCATGGTTATTCGTGATTATAACTTGATTCAGTCTACGTTTTTTGGACTTGGATCTGGTATTGGTTGGACATTAGCAATTGTGGCTTTAGCAGGAATTAGGCAAAAAATCAAAAATGCTCCAGTTCCTAAAGGTCTGGAAGGTGCAGGAATCACCCTGATCATTATCGGCTTAATGGCTTTAGCTTTTATTGGTTTTTCTGGAATCGCAAATGTACAGTAG
- a CDS encoding NADH:ubiquinone reductase (Na(+)-transporting) subunit F, which translates to MTQIMITVGIMSSLSGILALILTLANQYIANYGECNILINNDKEFTVEGGSTLLNTLNEQELFLPSACGGKGTCGLCKCGITEGGGPVLPTETSFLNEDDLKNNLRLSCQVKVKSDLKLTIPEDLLNARKYEAVVDSIKELTNTIRFLRIQISDGQQIDFTPGQYVQLLAPPYPGNPEEVFRAYSIASPSSNHDHVELIIGYVEEGLVTTYVHQFLQEGDNVSFNGPFGDFYLQKESDADIVLIAVGTGLAPIRSILYQLKEENINRKTTFFFGAKTEKDLILADEMKEFEEILPNFSYKPVLSRVTEEDPWDGDRGRVTDSIEKYIDNADNKEAYLCGSPVMIESAVKKLKEKGFTDENVFYDEFG; encoded by the coding sequence ATGACGCAAATCATGATTACAGTAGGAATTATGAGTAGCCTTTCTGGTATTCTTGCTTTAATTCTAACGCTGGCAAATCAATACATTGCTAATTACGGTGAATGTAACATCCTTATTAATAACGATAAAGAGTTTACCGTCGAAGGTGGCAGCACATTGCTTAACACCCTAAATGAGCAAGAACTATTTTTGCCATCAGCCTGCGGAGGAAAAGGTACTTGTGGCCTTTGTAAATGTGGAATTACAGAAGGTGGAGGTCCTGTATTGCCGACCGAAACTTCATTTCTTAATGAGGACGATCTAAAAAACAACCTCCGTTTATCTTGTCAAGTAAAAGTAAAATCAGATTTAAAGTTAACCATACCCGAAGATCTGCTCAATGCCAGAAAATACGAAGCCGTCGTTGATTCTATTAAAGAACTTACCAACACTATTCGCTTTTTAAGAATCCAAATTTCCGACGGTCAGCAAATTGACTTTACCCCTGGTCAATATGTCCAATTATTAGCACCTCCATATCCAGGAAATCCTGAGGAAGTATTTAGAGCTTATTCTATCGCTTCCCCTTCATCAAATCATGATCATGTTGAGCTTATTATTGGGTATGTTGAAGAAGGTCTGGTTACAACCTATGTTCACCAATTTTTACAAGAAGGAGATAACGTATCTTTCAACGGACCCTTTGGAGATTTTTATCTTCAAAAGGAAAGCGATGCTGATATTGTACTGATTGCTGTAGGAACAGGATTAGCACCTATCCGAAGTATCCTCTATCAGTTAAAAGAAGAAAACATCAACCGCAAAACCACCTTTTTCTTCGGAGCCAAAACTGAAAAAGATCTTATTTTAGCTGACGAAATGAAAGAATTCGAAGAGATATTGCCTAACTTTTCTTATAAACCGGTACTTTCAAGAGTTACTGAGGAAGATCCATGGGATGGCGATCGGGGACGAGTTACTGATTCCATCGAAAAATACATTGATAATGCAGATAACAAAGAAGCTTATCTATGCGGTAGTCCTGTAATGATAGAATCTGCCGTTAAAAAGCTTAAGGAAAAAGGCTTTACTGATGAAAACGTATTTTATGATGAGTTTGGATAG
- a CDS encoding aspartate kinase, producing the protein MNIVVQKYGGTSVGSPEKIKNVARKVIQKKQEGYQVVVIVSAMGDSTDRLMKLAHEISEYPNSRELDVLLTTGEQVSIALLAMAIWDLGEPAISFTGSQLNIQTTAIHQKARILDMNVDKIHQELSKNKIVVVAGFQGVGKDQEFTTLGRGGSDTSAVALAAKLRASCEIYTDVDGIYTMDPRKLKKAKKIDQITSEEMMEMASLGAGVLHHRSVELAHKYRVPLYVASAFDPVTGTRIISGGSGELEESVVTGMTSSHSDIQVTLMYLPASMKSLRRIFDEMAQKEINVDMISQMKVDKNRMHVSFTVPKEDAHYAKVMMESWKMEDDLIQWEINEDIVKMSIVGLGMRSHSGVAGKVFDLLAQADIEIKMITTSEINLSWVIDAKEEEKAIELIGEGFELTDCHA; encoded by the coding sequence ATGAATATTGTTGTACAAAAATATGGTGGAACATCCGTGGGATCACCAGAAAAAATAAAAAATGTCGCCCGGAAGGTAATTCAAAAGAAGCAAGAAGGATATCAGGTTGTTGTTATTGTTTCAGCCATGGGAGACTCTACAGATCGTTTAATGAAGCTGGCTCATGAAATTTCAGAATATCCGAATTCTCGGGAGCTGGACGTATTACTGACCACAGGTGAACAAGTATCGATAGCTTTACTTGCTATGGCGATATGGGATCTGGGAGAACCGGCGATTTCCTTTACGGGTTCTCAGTTAAACATTCAAACAACAGCTATCCATCAAAAGGCAAGAATTCTTGATATGAATGTTGACAAAATTCACCAAGAGCTATCTAAAAATAAGATAGTTGTTGTTGCTGGCTTTCAAGGTGTAGGAAAAGACCAAGAATTTACTACTTTAGGCAGAGGCGGAAGTGATACCTCTGCAGTAGCTTTGGCAGCAAAATTACGAGCCTCCTGTGAAATATATACAGATGTTGATGGGATCTACACCATGGATCCTAGAAAGTTGAAAAAAGCAAAGAAGATTGATCAGATTACTTCAGAAGAAATGATGGAGATGGCTAGTTTAGGAGCTGGTGTTCTTCACCATCGTTCCGTTGAACTGGCCCATAAATATAGGGTTCCACTTTATGTTGCTTCAGCCTTTGATCCAGTGACAGGGACCAGAATCATTAGTGGAGGAAGTGGTGAGTTGGAAGAAAGTGTTGTGACGGGAATGACATCTAGTCATTCGGATATACAAGTAACCCTAATGTACTTGCCTGCAAGTATGAAAAGTCTGCGTCGCATCTTTGATGAAATGGCTCAAAAGGAAATAAATGTTGATATGATTTCTCAAATGAAAGTGGATAAAAATCGGATGCATGTAAGTTTTACGGTTCCGAAAGAAGATGCTCATTATGCTAAAGTTATGATGGAATCGTGGAAAATGGAAGACGATCTTATACAGTGGGAGATTAATGAAGATATTGTTAAGATGTCTATCGTAGGTTTAGGTATGCGTTCTCATTCGGGTGTTGCTGGAAAAGTGTTTGATTTATTAGCACAGGCTGATATTGAAATCAAAATGATTACAACATCAGAAATTAATCTTTCTTGGGTAATTGATGCAAAAGAAGAAGAAAAAGCAATAGAACTAATAGGCGAAGGTTTTGAGTTGACAGATTGTCATGCATAA